A window from Citrus sinensis cultivar Valencia sweet orange chromosome 3, DVS_A1.0, whole genome shotgun sequence encodes these proteins:
- the LOC127900685 gene encoding uncharacterized protein LOC127900685 has product MKGTQPVHAEKEVATPVATTYNKPNKQSLAPPEATQQFRHPPPFPHRFQKQKQDRKFSKFLKVLKQLHINIHFVEALEQMPNYVKSPKDILARKRRLGEFEIVPLTQEKNHMLQSKIPTKLKDLGSFTIPCSIRTRYTGRALCDLGANINLMPLSKFKQLGVRECRPTTITLQLADRSHAYPEGKIEDVLVKVDKFIFLVDLIILDFEADKEVPIILRTPFLTTGKTLIDVQK; this is encoded by the coding sequence ATGAAAGGAACTCAACCAGTACATGCTGAAAAAGAAGTTGCAACACCAGTAGCCACAACCTACaacaaaccaaacaaacagAGTTTGGCACCTCCTGAAGCTACCCAGCAGTTTAGGCATCCACCCCCTTTCCCACATAGATtccagaagcaaaaacaagatAGGAAGTTCAGTAAATTCCTGAAAGTGCTGAAACAATTACATATCAACATACATTTCGTGGAAGCTTTAGAGCAAATGCCTAATTATGTGAAATCTCCAAAAGACATCTTAGCACGAAAGAGAAGGCTgggagaatttgaaattgtTCCTTTAACAcaggaaaaaaatcatatgcTCCAAAGTAAGATTCCTACAAAATTGAAGGATTTAGGAAGTTTTACAATACCATGTTCCATTAGAACTAGGTACACTGGTAGAGCACTTTGTGACTTGGGAGCCAATATTAATCTGATGCCATTGTCTAAATTTAAGCAATTAGGAGTAAGGGAATGCAGGCCAACCACAATCACTCTGCAATTAGCTGACAGATCTCATGCATATCCTGAAGGAAAAATTGAGGATGTACTGGTGAAGGTTGACAAATTCATCTTTCTAGTGGACCTCATTATACTAGACTTTGAGGCTGATAAAGAGGTACCCATTATACTTAGAACACCTTTCCTAACAACTGGGAAAACTCTGATAGATGTGCAGAAATGA